One genomic region from Cataglyphis hispanica isolate Lineage 1 chromosome 11, ULB_Chis1_1.0, whole genome shotgun sequence encodes:
- the LOC126852825 gene encoding conserved oligomeric Golgi complex subunit 5 isoform X3, with translation MGRKVGRSAFYNAISYTAVERLRGKIVDPFNRIEMQTIVLARLHETSDLLRRVARMQHLSKRLNSQMNSITQGPDIVKAANSLHELEQLMADTDLNGLDVIADDQQVIKAQRATVQRIATHTLTQGLQAMNRTKVSTAVQVFQNLGIIDGAVDTTIESTLSDIERISTESLNVSLMTNQDFGKRGAPGRAAIPSPGSSGNLRTKIWENLERLFQDILYTQCLQIELLQRVLLEHHAKGFHNLSEKFWDKVNALLAKVLVERAQGSSFVKQALEGEYPKFLRIFLDLSKRLRERSHSIGIYGIDRNVLLPFENAYLSRSVSRLLDPVHNMFSGEGLPTHDEIDSLIRTITNELSVSLVDDGLSTVVSRNVGKAIRLFCLKCEQSVVTGGEASQVIDSPTTGQQTNITLANLLHYLANQMNRVIANLAGGLSSEGSAIITMALKETDTLTKSVLTPLLTSISDAIESIILTMHDDPEFREISSPLGKEIGCSLYMRELQGFILRSVNTFLLPYKNQLIVAESCKTVVSRCIELFVRHACLLRPLTDFGRAKLLADFAQMEVAVTPLCRGGQMSLLEQQQYRTLRALRTLLPLNPEEMVDRILEGQGESSVPPSLILLHLFSGAPPELASPHQSAGWSISRLSQWMDNHPSERDRLTLCSGPLERYQLTVRQQNLPSFHPLFPQMMKLVNLREHSSQ, from the exons ATGGGTCGAAAAGTTGGAAGGAGTgctttttataatgcaatctCATATACAG CAGTTGAGCGATTACGTGGGAAAATAGTTGATCCATTTAATAGAATTGAGATGCAAACAATTGTACTGGCACGGCTTCACGAGACTTCTGATCTTCTGAGAAGGGTTGCCAGAATGCAACATTTATCAAAACGTTTAAATTCTCAAATGAATAGTATCACTCAAGGTCCAGATATTGTTAAAGCTGCTAACAGTTTGCATGAACTTG AACAATTAATGGCAGACACTGATCTAAATGGCCTAGATGTAATAGCCGATGATCAACAGGTTATAAAAGCTCAAAGAGCTACTGTACAAAGAATAGCCACTCATACATTAACACAAGGTTTACAGGCAATGAACAGAACAAAG gtaagCACAGCTGTGCAGGTTTTTCAAAACTTGGGAATAATTGACGGAGCTGTGGATACAACTATAGAGTCTACCCTTTCTGACATAGAAAGAATTTCTACAGAATCATTGAATGTATCATTGATGACAAATCAAGATTTTGGTAAACGTGGAGCACCTGGCAGAGCTGCGATTCCGTCGCCTGGATCGTCCGGAAATTTACGCACAAAAATTTGGGAAAATTTAGAACGactttttcaagatattttatatacacagtgTTTGCAG atTGAGTTGTTGCAAAGAGTACTGTTGGAACATCATGCAAAAGGTTTTCACAATTTATCCGAGAAATTTTGGGATAAAGTAAACGCCCTGCTCGCAAAAGTCTTAGTTGAACGTGCTCAAG GATCGTCGTTCGTCAAACAGGCGCTAGAAGGAGAATatccaaaatttttaagaatatttttggatTTGAGTAAACGCTTGAGAGAAAGATCTCATAGTATTGGGATTTACGGCATAGA tcgGAATGTTTTATTACCCTTtgaaaatgcatatttatcgCGTTCAGTATCTCGGCTTCTGGATCCAGTACACAATATGTTTTCTGGAGAAGGCTTACCGACACATGATGAAATTGACAGTCTTATTCGTACAATTACAAA TGAACTGAGTGTATCATTGGTGGACGATGGACTCTCGACTGTAGTGTCTCGTAATGTAGGGAAAGCAATAAGATTATTCTGTTTAAAATGTGAGCAAAGTGTTGTGACCGGTGGCGAAGCCAGCCAAGTAATCGATTCTCCTACCACTGGTCAGCAGACAAATATTACACTCGCAAATCTTTTGCATTATCTCGCAAATCAAATGAATCGCGTGATAGCGAATCTAGCGGGAGGATTATCCTCCGAAGGGAGCGCTATTATTACCATGGCACTCAAAGAGACAGACACATTAACGAAAAGTGTGCTCACGCCGCTATTAACTTCTATTAGCGATGCAATCGAAAGCATCATTTTAACGATGCACGATGATCCTGAATTCAGAGA gatTAGTAGCCCTTTAGGAAAAGAAATCGGCTGTTCTCTTTACATGCGAGAATTACAAGGCTTCATTTTACGATCTGTGAATACATTCTTATTACCGTACAAAAATCAATTGATTGTAGCTGAAAG ttGCAAAACCGTCGTATCGAGATGCATAGAATTATTTGTGCGCCATGCCTGTTTATTAAGACCTCTAACTGATTTTGGGAGAGCAAAACTTTTAGCAGATTTCGCTCAG ATGGAAGTAGCAGTGACACCATTGTGCCGTGGTGGCCAGATGAGTTTACTCGAACAACAACAATATAGAACTTTGCGGGCGCTAAGAACTTTACTTCCTCTCAATCCCGAGGAGATGGTGGATAGAATTTTGGAAGGACAAGGAGAGAGCAGCGTGCCACCATCTCTTATTCTCCTGCATCTATTTTCTGGTGCACCACCCGAACTAGCGTCACCACATCag AGCGCCGGATGGTCGATAAGCCGGTTATCTCAATGGATGGATAATCATCCGAGTGAAAGAGATAGATTAACCCTATGTAGTGGACCATTAGAGCGTTATCAATTAACAGTTCGACAGCAAAATCTTCCATCGTTCCATCCTTTATTTCCACAGATGATGAAATTGGTTAACTTGAGAGAACATTCAAGTCAATAA
- the LOC126852825 gene encoding conserved oligomeric Golgi complex subunit 5 isoform X1: protein MSYFYIFFQYVCVCVCVCMYNLKMGDISSWEDVENDQFFKQLLTADSKKSDFTPLLSVAQQLNKLGQAIDVLNAELQKQVLANHEDLLSQATWVEKLEGVLFIMQSHIQSLLSAVERLRGKIVDPFNRIEMQTIVLARLHETSDLLRRVARMQHLSKRLNSQMNSITQGPDIVKAANSLHELEQLMADTDLNGLDVIADDQQVIKAQRATVQRIATHTLTQGLQAMNRTKVSTAVQVFQNLGIIDGAVDTTIESTLSDIERISTESLNVSLMTNQDFGKRGAPGRAAIPSPGSSGNLRTKIWENLERLFQDILYTQCLQIELLQRVLLEHHAKGFHNLSEKFWDKVNALLAKVLVERAQGSSFVKQALEGEYPKFLRIFLDLSKRLRERSHSIGIYGIDRNVLLPFENAYLSRSVSRLLDPVHNMFSGEGLPTHDEIDSLIRTITNELSVSLVDDGLSTVVSRNVGKAIRLFCLKCEQSVVTGGEASQVIDSPTTGQQTNITLANLLHYLANQMNRVIANLAGGLSSEGSAIITMALKETDTLTKSVLTPLLTSISDAIESIILTMHDDPEFREISSPLGKEIGCSLYMRELQGFILRSVNTFLLPYKNQLIVAESCKTVVSRCIELFVRHACLLRPLTDFGRAKLLADFAQMEVAVTPLCRGGQMSLLEQQQYRTLRALRTLLPLNPEEMVDRILEGQGESSVPPSLILLHLFSGAPPELASPHQSAGWSISRLSQWMDNHPSERDRLTLCSGPLERYQLTVRQQNLPSFHPLFPQMMKLVNLREHSSQ from the exons atgtcttatttttatatattttttcaatatgtgtgtgtgtgtgtgtgtgtgtgtatgtataaccTAAAAATGGGTGACATATCAAGCTGGGAAGACGTAGAAAATGATC aattCTTTAAACAACTATTGACTGCCGACTCTAAGAAATCTGACTTTACTCCACTGTTATCAGTGGCTCAACAACTAAACAAGCTAGGACAAg ctATCGATGTGTTAAATGCCGAGTTGCAGAAACAAGTACTTGCCAATCACGAGGATTTATTATCTCAGGCAACATGGGTCGAAAAGTTGGAAGGAGTgctttttataatgcaatctCATATACAG AGTCTTTTATCAGCAGTTGAGCGATTACGTGGGAAAATAGTTGATCCATTTAATAGAATTGAGATGCAAACAATTGTACTGGCACGGCTTCACGAGACTTCTGATCTTCTGAGAAGGGTTGCCAGAATGCAACATTTATCAAAACGTTTAAATTCTCAAATGAATAGTATCACTCAAGGTCCAGATATTGTTAAAGCTGCTAACAGTTTGCATGAACTTG AACAATTAATGGCAGACACTGATCTAAATGGCCTAGATGTAATAGCCGATGATCAACAGGTTATAAAAGCTCAAAGAGCTACTGTACAAAGAATAGCCACTCATACATTAACACAAGGTTTACAGGCAATGAACAGAACAAAG gtaagCACAGCTGTGCAGGTTTTTCAAAACTTGGGAATAATTGACGGAGCTGTGGATACAACTATAGAGTCTACCCTTTCTGACATAGAAAGAATTTCTACAGAATCATTGAATGTATCATTGATGACAAATCAAGATTTTGGTAAACGTGGAGCACCTGGCAGAGCTGCGATTCCGTCGCCTGGATCGTCCGGAAATTTACGCACAAAAATTTGGGAAAATTTAGAACGactttttcaagatattttatatacacagtgTTTGCAG atTGAGTTGTTGCAAAGAGTACTGTTGGAACATCATGCAAAAGGTTTTCACAATTTATCCGAGAAATTTTGGGATAAAGTAAACGCCCTGCTCGCAAAAGTCTTAGTTGAACGTGCTCAAG GATCGTCGTTCGTCAAACAGGCGCTAGAAGGAGAATatccaaaatttttaagaatatttttggatTTGAGTAAACGCTTGAGAGAAAGATCTCATAGTATTGGGATTTACGGCATAGA tcgGAATGTTTTATTACCCTTtgaaaatgcatatttatcgCGTTCAGTATCTCGGCTTCTGGATCCAGTACACAATATGTTTTCTGGAGAAGGCTTACCGACACATGATGAAATTGACAGTCTTATTCGTACAATTACAAA TGAACTGAGTGTATCATTGGTGGACGATGGACTCTCGACTGTAGTGTCTCGTAATGTAGGGAAAGCAATAAGATTATTCTGTTTAAAATGTGAGCAAAGTGTTGTGACCGGTGGCGAAGCCAGCCAAGTAATCGATTCTCCTACCACTGGTCAGCAGACAAATATTACACTCGCAAATCTTTTGCATTATCTCGCAAATCAAATGAATCGCGTGATAGCGAATCTAGCGGGAGGATTATCCTCCGAAGGGAGCGCTATTATTACCATGGCACTCAAAGAGACAGACACATTAACGAAAAGTGTGCTCACGCCGCTATTAACTTCTATTAGCGATGCAATCGAAAGCATCATTTTAACGATGCACGATGATCCTGAATTCAGAGA gatTAGTAGCCCTTTAGGAAAAGAAATCGGCTGTTCTCTTTACATGCGAGAATTACAAGGCTTCATTTTACGATCTGTGAATACATTCTTATTACCGTACAAAAATCAATTGATTGTAGCTGAAAG ttGCAAAACCGTCGTATCGAGATGCATAGAATTATTTGTGCGCCATGCCTGTTTATTAAGACCTCTAACTGATTTTGGGAGAGCAAAACTTTTAGCAGATTTCGCTCAG ATGGAAGTAGCAGTGACACCATTGTGCCGTGGTGGCCAGATGAGTTTACTCGAACAACAACAATATAGAACTTTGCGGGCGCTAAGAACTTTACTTCCTCTCAATCCCGAGGAGATGGTGGATAGAATTTTGGAAGGACAAGGAGAGAGCAGCGTGCCACCATCTCTTATTCTCCTGCATCTATTTTCTGGTGCACCACCCGAACTAGCGTCACCACATCag AGCGCCGGATGGTCGATAAGCCGGTTATCTCAATGGATGGATAATCATCCGAGTGAAAGAGATAGATTAACCCTATGTAGTGGACCATTAGAGCGTTATCAATTAACAGTTCGACAGCAAAATCTTCCATCGTTCCATCCTTTATTTCCACAGATGATGAAATTGGTTAACTTGAGAGAACATTCAAGTCAATAA
- the LOC126852825 gene encoding conserved oligomeric Golgi complex subunit 5 isoform X2, translated as MSYFYIFFQYVCVCVCVCMYNLKMGDISSWEDVENDQFFKQLLTADSKKSDFTPLLSVAQQLNKLGQAIDVLNAELQKQVLANHEDLLSQATWVEKLEGVLFIMQSHIQSLLSAVERLRGKIVDPFNRIEMQTIVLARLHETSDLLRRVARMQHLSKRLNSQMNSITQGPDIVKAANSLHELEQLMADTDLNGLDVIADDQQVIKAQRATVQRIATHTLTQGLQAMNRTKVFQNLGIIDGAVDTTIESTLSDIERISTESLNVSLMTNQDFGKRGAPGRAAIPSPGSSGNLRTKIWENLERLFQDILYTQCLQIELLQRVLLEHHAKGFHNLSEKFWDKVNALLAKVLVERAQGSSFVKQALEGEYPKFLRIFLDLSKRLRERSHSIGIYGIDRNVLLPFENAYLSRSVSRLLDPVHNMFSGEGLPTHDEIDSLIRTITNELSVSLVDDGLSTVVSRNVGKAIRLFCLKCEQSVVTGGEASQVIDSPTTGQQTNITLANLLHYLANQMNRVIANLAGGLSSEGSAIITMALKETDTLTKSVLTPLLTSISDAIESIILTMHDDPEFREISSPLGKEIGCSLYMRELQGFILRSVNTFLLPYKNQLIVAESCKTVVSRCIELFVRHACLLRPLTDFGRAKLLADFAQMEVAVTPLCRGGQMSLLEQQQYRTLRALRTLLPLNPEEMVDRILEGQGESSVPPSLILLHLFSGAPPELASPHQSAGWSISRLSQWMDNHPSERDRLTLCSGPLERYQLTVRQQNLPSFHPLFPQMMKLVNLREHSSQ; from the exons atgtcttatttttatatattttttcaatatgtgtgtgtgtgtgtgtgtgtgtgtatgtataaccTAAAAATGGGTGACATATCAAGCTGGGAAGACGTAGAAAATGATC aattCTTTAAACAACTATTGACTGCCGACTCTAAGAAATCTGACTTTACTCCACTGTTATCAGTGGCTCAACAACTAAACAAGCTAGGACAAg ctATCGATGTGTTAAATGCCGAGTTGCAGAAACAAGTACTTGCCAATCACGAGGATTTATTATCTCAGGCAACATGGGTCGAAAAGTTGGAAGGAGTgctttttataatgcaatctCATATACAG AGTCTTTTATCAGCAGTTGAGCGATTACGTGGGAAAATAGTTGATCCATTTAATAGAATTGAGATGCAAACAATTGTACTGGCACGGCTTCACGAGACTTCTGATCTTCTGAGAAGGGTTGCCAGAATGCAACATTTATCAAAACGTTTAAATTCTCAAATGAATAGTATCACTCAAGGTCCAGATATTGTTAAAGCTGCTAACAGTTTGCATGAACTTG AACAATTAATGGCAGACACTGATCTAAATGGCCTAGATGTAATAGCCGATGATCAACAGGTTATAAAAGCTCAAAGAGCTACTGTACAAAGAATAGCCACTCATACATTAACACAAGGTTTACAGGCAATGAACAGAACAAAG GTTTTTCAAAACTTGGGAATAATTGACGGAGCTGTGGATACAACTATAGAGTCTACCCTTTCTGACATAGAAAGAATTTCTACAGAATCATTGAATGTATCATTGATGACAAATCAAGATTTTGGTAAACGTGGAGCACCTGGCAGAGCTGCGATTCCGTCGCCTGGATCGTCCGGAAATTTACGCACAAAAATTTGGGAAAATTTAGAACGactttttcaagatattttatatacacagtgTTTGCAG atTGAGTTGTTGCAAAGAGTACTGTTGGAACATCATGCAAAAGGTTTTCACAATTTATCCGAGAAATTTTGGGATAAAGTAAACGCCCTGCTCGCAAAAGTCTTAGTTGAACGTGCTCAAG GATCGTCGTTCGTCAAACAGGCGCTAGAAGGAGAATatccaaaatttttaagaatatttttggatTTGAGTAAACGCTTGAGAGAAAGATCTCATAGTATTGGGATTTACGGCATAGA tcgGAATGTTTTATTACCCTTtgaaaatgcatatttatcgCGTTCAGTATCTCGGCTTCTGGATCCAGTACACAATATGTTTTCTGGAGAAGGCTTACCGACACATGATGAAATTGACAGTCTTATTCGTACAATTACAAA TGAACTGAGTGTATCATTGGTGGACGATGGACTCTCGACTGTAGTGTCTCGTAATGTAGGGAAAGCAATAAGATTATTCTGTTTAAAATGTGAGCAAAGTGTTGTGACCGGTGGCGAAGCCAGCCAAGTAATCGATTCTCCTACCACTGGTCAGCAGACAAATATTACACTCGCAAATCTTTTGCATTATCTCGCAAATCAAATGAATCGCGTGATAGCGAATCTAGCGGGAGGATTATCCTCCGAAGGGAGCGCTATTATTACCATGGCACTCAAAGAGACAGACACATTAACGAAAAGTGTGCTCACGCCGCTATTAACTTCTATTAGCGATGCAATCGAAAGCATCATTTTAACGATGCACGATGATCCTGAATTCAGAGA gatTAGTAGCCCTTTAGGAAAAGAAATCGGCTGTTCTCTTTACATGCGAGAATTACAAGGCTTCATTTTACGATCTGTGAATACATTCTTATTACCGTACAAAAATCAATTGATTGTAGCTGAAAG ttGCAAAACCGTCGTATCGAGATGCATAGAATTATTTGTGCGCCATGCCTGTTTATTAAGACCTCTAACTGATTTTGGGAGAGCAAAACTTTTAGCAGATTTCGCTCAG ATGGAAGTAGCAGTGACACCATTGTGCCGTGGTGGCCAGATGAGTTTACTCGAACAACAACAATATAGAACTTTGCGGGCGCTAAGAACTTTACTTCCTCTCAATCCCGAGGAGATGGTGGATAGAATTTTGGAAGGACAAGGAGAGAGCAGCGTGCCACCATCTCTTATTCTCCTGCATCTATTTTCTGGTGCACCACCCGAACTAGCGTCACCACATCag AGCGCCGGATGGTCGATAAGCCGGTTATCTCAATGGATGGATAATCATCCGAGTGAAAGAGATAGATTAACCCTATGTAGTGGACCATTAGAGCGTTATCAATTAACAGTTCGACAGCAAAATCTTCCATCGTTCCATCCTTTATTTCCACAGATGATGAAATTGGTTAACTTGAGAGAACATTCAAGTCAATAA
- the LOC126852831 gene encoding AP-3 complex subunit mu-1 isoform X1 yields the protein MIHSLFIINSSGDVFMEKHWKSAVARSLCDYFFDQQRRVLSPEDTPPVIATPHHYLISIYRCNMFFVAVCMTEVPPLFVIEFLHRVVDTFEDYFSECTETIIKENYVVVYELLDEMLDNGFPLATESNILKELIKPPNILRTIANTVTGKSNVSAILPSGQLSNVPWRRTGVKYTNNEAYFDVVEEVDAIIDRTGATVFAEIQGYIDCCIKLSGMPDLTLSFMNPRLFDDVSFHPCVRFKRWESERILSFIPPDGNFRLLSYHIGSQSIVAIPIYVRHNISLKEPGGGRLDITVGPKQTIGRTVENVILEIPMPKIVLNCTLSPNQGKYSFDPVSKVLLWDIGRIDVSKLPNLRGSITIQNSATVTESNPAINVHFTINQLAVSGLKVNRLDMYGEKYKPFKGVKYITKAGKFQIRM from the exons ATGATACACAgtctctttattataaattcctcGGG AGATGTCTTTATGGAGAAACATTGGAAAAGTGCAGTCGCACGTTCACTCTGCGACTATTTCTTTGATCAACAGCGAAGAGTCCTGTCGCCAGAGGATACTCCACCAGTGATAGCGACTCCACATCACTATCTTATTAGTATATACCGTTGTAACATGTTCTTTGTGGCGGTATGTATGACAGAAG TTCCCCCATTGTTTGTCATTGAATTCTTGCACAGAGTAGTGGATACTTTTGAAGATTATTTCAGCGAATGTACAGAAACAATCATAAAGGAAAACTATGTGGTTGTATATGAATTGCTGGATGAGATGTTGGATAATGGTTTTCCACTGGCAACGGAATCCAATATATTGAAGGAATTGATCAAACCACCTAATATTTTGCGCACTATAGCAAACACAGTTACAGGCAAATCCAA TGTTAGCGCAATCCTACCGAGTGGACAACTGTCTAATGTTCCTTGGAGACGAACCGGAGTGAAATACACAAATAATGAAGCTTATTTTGATGTTGTTGAGGAAGTGGATGCAATTATCGATCGAACTGGAGCAACTGTATTTGCAGAAATTCAAGGCTAT attgactgttgcataaaattaagCGGTATGCCAGATCTCACACTTTCATTCATGAATCCAAGATTATTCGATGACGTTAGCTTTCATCCTTGCGTTCGATTTAAAAGATGGGAG TCAGAAAGGATACTTTCTTTTATTCCGCCTGATGGTAATTTTCGCCTTCTATCATATCACATAGGATCACAAAGTATTGTAGCAATTCCAATATACGTAAGGCACAATATAAGCCTAAAAGAACCAGGAGGTGGCAGATTGGATATAACTGTTGGGCCAAAACAGACTATTGGCAGAACA gtTGAAAATGTTATTCTTGAAATTCCTATGCCAAAGATAGTCTTAAATTGCACCTTAAGTCCAAACCAAGGAAAATATTCATTTGATCCTGTTAGTAAAGTATTGTTATGGGATATTGGGAGAATTGATGTTTCTAAATTGCCAAATCTTAGAGGATCG atcACAATACAAAATTCGGCAACTGTTACCGAATCTAATCCTGctattaat GTGCATTTTACGATTAATCAATTAGCGGTGTCTGGATTGAAGGTAAATCGATTAGATATGTATGGCGAAAAATATAAGCCCTTCAAAGGTGTCAAATATATCACTAAAGCtggtaaatttcaaataagaatGTAG
- the LOC126852831 gene encoding AP-3 complex subunit mu-1 isoform X2, translating to MEKHWKSAVARSLCDYFFDQQRRVLSPEDTPPVIATPHHYLISIYRCNMFFVAVCMTEVPPLFVIEFLHRVVDTFEDYFSECTETIIKENYVVVYELLDEMLDNGFPLATESNILKELIKPPNILRTIANTVTGKSNVSAILPSGQLSNVPWRRTGVKYTNNEAYFDVVEEVDAIIDRTGATVFAEIQGYIDCCIKLSGMPDLTLSFMNPRLFDDVSFHPCVRFKRWESERILSFIPPDGNFRLLSYHIGSQSIVAIPIYVRHNISLKEPGGGRLDITVGPKQTIGRTVENVILEIPMPKIVLNCTLSPNQGKYSFDPVSKVLLWDIGRIDVSKLPNLRGSITIQNSATVTESNPAINVHFTINQLAVSGLKVNRLDMYGEKYKPFKGVKYITKAGKFQIRM from the exons ATGGAGAAACATTGGAAAAGTGCAGTCGCACGTTCACTCTGCGACTATTTCTTTGATCAACAGCGAAGAGTCCTGTCGCCAGAGGATACTCCACCAGTGATAGCGACTCCACATCACTATCTTATTAGTATATACCGTTGTAACATGTTCTTTGTGGCGGTATGTATGACAGAAG TTCCCCCATTGTTTGTCATTGAATTCTTGCACAGAGTAGTGGATACTTTTGAAGATTATTTCAGCGAATGTACAGAAACAATCATAAAGGAAAACTATGTGGTTGTATATGAATTGCTGGATGAGATGTTGGATAATGGTTTTCCACTGGCAACGGAATCCAATATATTGAAGGAATTGATCAAACCACCTAATATTTTGCGCACTATAGCAAACACAGTTACAGGCAAATCCAA TGTTAGCGCAATCCTACCGAGTGGACAACTGTCTAATGTTCCTTGGAGACGAACCGGAGTGAAATACACAAATAATGAAGCTTATTTTGATGTTGTTGAGGAAGTGGATGCAATTATCGATCGAACTGGAGCAACTGTATTTGCAGAAATTCAAGGCTAT attgactgttgcataaaattaagCGGTATGCCAGATCTCACACTTTCATTCATGAATCCAAGATTATTCGATGACGTTAGCTTTCATCCTTGCGTTCGATTTAAAAGATGGGAG TCAGAAAGGATACTTTCTTTTATTCCGCCTGATGGTAATTTTCGCCTTCTATCATATCACATAGGATCACAAAGTATTGTAGCAATTCCAATATACGTAAGGCACAATATAAGCCTAAAAGAACCAGGAGGTGGCAGATTGGATATAACTGTTGGGCCAAAACAGACTATTGGCAGAACA gtTGAAAATGTTATTCTTGAAATTCCTATGCCAAAGATAGTCTTAAATTGCACCTTAAGTCCAAACCAAGGAAAATATTCATTTGATCCTGTTAGTAAAGTATTGTTATGGGATATTGGGAGAATTGATGTTTCTAAATTGCCAAATCTTAGAGGATCG atcACAATACAAAATTCGGCAACTGTTACCGAATCTAATCCTGctattaat GTGCATTTTACGATTAATCAATTAGCGGTGTCTGGATTGAAGGTAAATCGATTAGATATGTATGGCGAAAAATATAAGCCCTTCAAAGGTGTCAAATATATCACTAAAGCtggtaaatttcaaataagaatGTAG
- the LOC126852832 gene encoding transcriptional adapter 1-like, with product MTTSKELNLARKSLVTSLGENAKAYFEKMKLWFQMKTTKEEFDCEARNLMTEDQVRLHNEFLLCLFNKVRGLATVTPTYKIDRDKTSKERRLRLKRKYKTDKSNFEPADMYVEVLGQASSPVGDEPIGANRSSAQELVLPDRTFVLARLMLAAWENNMDGAEENTAHIVIAATQIFLKNILTAVFTRRKGYAVCDGSFIYNIGEPVPSSWKKNSMYINPFCSEPTEVMEPYGQIPASKPNFEEAEQAIAFSYACSTQITRPPLRPVSAADLQHALKIYKNLVNNHTIYATNMERLYTYATHPTWEDLEARKLLYQSST from the exons ATGACTACAtcgaaagaattaaatttagccAGGAAGAGTCTCGTGACTTCGCTTGGCGAAAATGCAAAAGC ATATTTCGAGAAGATGAAGCTGTGGTTTCAAATGAAG accACAAAGGAAGAATTTGATTGTGAAGCACGTAATCTTATGACAGAGGACCAAGTCCGTTTACACAATGAGTTCTTGTTATGTCTCTTTAATAAAGTTCGTGGGTTAGCCACTGTTACACCaacttataaaattgatagagATAAGACTTCAAAGGAAAGAAGATTGAGATTAAAACGCAAATATAAGACTGATAAATCAAACTTTGAG CCAGCAGATATGTATGTGGAGGTATTGGGTCAAGCTTCTTCACCTGTTGGTGATGAACCTATAGGGGCTAATCGTTCCAGCGCCCAAGAACTCGTATTACCGGATCGGACTTTTGTGCTCGCTCGATTAATGCTCGCAGCCTGGGAAAATAATATGGACGGAGCTGAAGAGAATACCGCGCATATTGTTATAGCCGcgacacaaatttttttgaaaaatatactcACTGCTGTTTTCACACGGAGAAAAGGATATGCTGTTTGTGACGGctcttttatctataatataggAGAACCAGTACCTAGTTCATGGAAAAAGAACTCCATGTACATAAATCCATTCTGTTCAGA gCCGACAGAAGTGATGGAACCTTATGGACAAATTCCCGCATCGAAACCCAATTTTGAAGAAGCTGAACAAGCCATTGCTTTTTCATATGCTTGTTCCACACAAATTACTCGTCCACCATTAAGACCAGTGAGCGCAGCTGACTTACAGCATGCATTAAAG atttataaaaatctcgtTAATAATCACACTATATATGCTACAAATATGGAGCGATTGTACACATATGCTACTCATCCAACATGGGAGGATTTGGAAGCaaggaaattattatatcaatcttCAACATGA